Proteins from one Salvelinus sp. IW2-2015 linkage group LG32, ASM291031v2, whole genome shotgun sequence genomic window:
- the LOC139023439 gene encoding protein shisa-like-2A, with amino-acid sequence MSSECTSYYSAENVFMNGSSCPKEGSDPSATFCCGFNDIKYCCDDPNSFFPYEYGYMWWLSIPGLEPSEGPSHSGPAPSIGPHGFRKHFFSRKLDCDNQPPDPERMFQRCFVTTVNMEGPS; translated from the exons ATGAGTTCGGAGTGCACCAGCTACTACAGCGCAGAGAATGTGTTTATGAATGGCTCTTCCTGTCCTAAAGAAGGGAGCGATCCGAGCGCGACATTCTGCTGCGGATTTAACGATATCAAGTATTGCTGTGATGATCCCAACAGCTTTTTCCCTTATGAGTATGGATACATGTGGTGGCTCAG TATTCCAGGGTTGGAACCCAGTGAGGGCCCCAGCCACTCCGGCCCAGCACCTTCCATCGGCCCTCACGGCTTCAGGAAGCACTTCTTCAGCAGGAAGCTGGACTGTGACAACCAGCCACCCGACCCTGAGAGAATGTTCCAGAGGTGCTTCGTCACCACCGTCAACATGGAGGGCCCATCGTAG